The Glycine soja cultivar W05 chromosome 4, ASM419377v2, whole genome shotgun sequence genomic sequence ACTAATGGTATTAGACTTAAATTATTAACTTGACCAGAATGTTGAATAAGTGAATTACTAGTCCAACAGTGAGTTATTAGTTTAATAGCAAGTTCCATTTTGTCCTTCTTACTATATTAGATGAATACCCTGATACAAATATTGAGTTAAGTTGACAGACAACTTAATTTGTCCAACATAAAGAAGTTCCTTCATAAGATGAAGTGAtgagaggatttttttttattttaattttggtaaatgAATGGGATGATttgtggtaaaaaaatattattacactttattataaaattatagagaaatttaatacattttacttcttttttctaCAAGTGCTTaatcttttttttgtcttacagAACAAGTGCTCAATCAGTTAATCTTATATATAGCTAGACAAATCAGTAGTCATAGATGTTGCTCCAACATATATTTTCGTGACAAGAATTATcgaattcaccaaaaaaaatgacaagaaTTATCGTGAAAATGTGATATATAATGAATATACTACTTTTTTTATGTCATGAATATACTACTTAAAATGGACAGTAttgttttaaaaacaataattaaaattccggaatgatttttattttttaacataaacctatttacaattttttataaatagtcAAATTCATCATTGAAATTATGAGGTGCTAATAAATTGATTGATatctaaatgataaaaaaattcaaatttagtatttaaatatgttaaaaatacgaaaaattaattttacagataatttaatcacaaattaatcttaaaatttacaatttattgCAAAATTTgtcctaaaaaatataattttttgtgaaattaGTCTTTTGAGCATTAAAATTTGATTCCACAAATGTAATGAGAGAACTAATTTAAcacacttttatatatttagagtaaatttattttatattttgagaaaCCAATTTATCATCCCATGGTGGCACCttcatgaattttttattatttttacagagCCCAAAAGGATTGGATGTGTGGGATTGGGCCGTTGCACTTGCAATACCCAAAAGATTTGGTTACATCTTTTGGTGGTTTGGCTTGGCACTAGATTCTTGTAGCCGAATATGGATTTGATCAAGGCTTGGAGGTTGAGTCCTTCTGTAAGTGCAATTCCCTCACCATTCTGTGCTGCTCCCATTTGTGTAAGAACTTTCTCTTTTCAGTTTTCAACTTCTCCCTACACTCGTCCAAAGCCTCTAGTTCCAATTCCACGTGGCAAAAGGAGAGACTCTGATTCTGAGCCGCTTCTAGAACCTTCCATCGTGCAAGAAGTTTCATTcgacgacgacgacgaagaagaagaagaattcctTGACGAATTTGAATACGGTACAACTGCGCTCAATCTCTTAATTTTCattgtttctctttctcttttcgtACACTCGGTTGAATTTCTCGATTCATTGCGCAGATGAAGCAGCGGATGGCGATGAATACTATGAGGAAGAAGAGGAATACGAAGAGGAGGCTGGTGTGCCTTATGTAAGTTTTTGTTGGGAAAATTAGGTGGATAAATGCGTGTTTTTGTTGGGAAAATTAGGTGGATAAATGCGTGTTTTTGAGACTACGATGTGATTTTGCACGTTTTGAAGGCAGGTGATGGCGGCGCAGGTGGCGGAATCTCCCTCGCCGGAACTTGGTGGGATAAAAAAGCACTAGCCATTGCTAAAGAGGTTACTCTCTCCTTCGATGGCGAATTGCAAATTTATGCTTTTAGAACACTGGTCAACTGCACCATTCAAGTTCGCATTGAGAACCTTTCCAAAAAGTAAGacattgttattaatattagtaGTAGTTGTGTATATCTAGCATGATaaactttattattaattgaatgGCTATTATGAATAAAGGCATATCTATACTGAACAGTTTGTGATGAATCTTtacttattttatgtaattgtgGGATCAGATATAATATGCAGGGATTGTCCAATTGTCTATGAAATAACGCATGTATGTATATCTAAGATATCTAGGGAATTTTAGAGATGGTCGTCTGGTGAAATTTACGTGCTATATAACAATGTTTTCCTCCCTAAGAAGTGATTTTATATCGagttttatctttcttttaggTCAATTGCTCCTGTTATTTATAGTTATTCTGAGGCTTATTTCTTTCGGTCATATTTGGTATACTCAGATAGGGTGTCTAGGCCAGATTCCAGAATTTGGAACCATTTGATCAGTATGTGAGCAACTGTTGCAATTTATCTGTAAAGAAGATCTACAGAAAAAGGAAATGTTGAAGTTGAATGCAATTTATTGGTATTCAGTATTTCTATGCCCCATAAGAAAACAAAGGTTTTATTTACGTAGTTTAAGGACTGTAAAGCACAATACTTCTGTCTTTTTTTGCATTTCTCCTAACGAAGAAAAGGTCTAAGACTTTTATGATTATACCATGTGTTTAGATTGGTATGGAGTGCCTGATTTATCACAGTTGGAGTGAAAACCTTTTTCATGACCTATGACAGGACTTTTCACCATATAATTAAAGACAGTAAATGCTATTCCTTTGTGTACATTgctcaatgatttttttttggcttttaattACACCGGCACTAACCAAGTATGGATAATCTAGATCATTTCGTGTTTTTCACACGATGCAATTTGTGGCTCGAATTAATATTCCATTTATGCTTAATCTGCTGCTGAACTTGCTATTATAGTGAATGGCTGGCTTAATTGTTGAGTTCTGCCTATAGGTCTGGTTCCCCCAGCCTGGAAGATATTGAAGCCTTCTCTGCAACATATAGAGCAAAATTGGATGAAGCAGAACTTGCCAAATCTGTTCCTGACAATATATGTTTGGAGGTACCATTTCAAGTATGATCAATATATATAAGCACCAATTATGAAGTACTCTTCTATCCTATTAGTTTCATGTGTGACTTAATCAAATCCACACAGCTATGGACAATGTTTTTATGGACATGGACGGATCTAGGTTTTGAGGTTTGGGGGCAGTTGCTCcccaagatttttattttttaatatgtataaCTACAAGTTGTTCCCATAAAGTGAAATGTAGTAAAAAAGTATATTGTCCccacaaatttatatatatgaatattgctcctacaatttaaaattttgggatCCATCGCAGCTTATAGGGCAAAGGTTATTATGTTTTACCCTCTAGATTTTGAGGGATGATGCTAAGGGATTGAAATTTTGATCATCAATGTTTCATGTTATTGGTTCTATTAGCTTGTTTCTGATATGTGTTCCTTTAGGTGTCTTCTCCTGGCGTTGAAAGAATAGTTCGGATTCCAGATGACCTAGATCGATTCAAGGAACGACCAATGTATGTGAAATATGCCATTAATGATGATCTAAATAATCCAGCTGCAGAAGGTGATGGTGTCTTCAGGCTTGAATCCTTTGACATGGAAACAAAATGTTGTACCTGGGGTTTAGCAGATGTAAAAGTCAACAGACAGAAAGCAGGGAAAGGAAGACCACTGAATAAAAAGCAAAGAGAATGGCGTTTAAGCACCCCCTTTGATTCCTTACGTTTTGTACGGTTGCACTctgatatttaaataatttattttccccCAAAGTTTATGATTAGATTTCCATTTTTCGTCTGTATGTGCGTCTGTATATGTACATGCATATAGACTGCATGAATAGATAATTAGAACAATTAGCACATATACTGCTCATGTTCTAACTAGTTCGTGTGAAATGTAAagcagaaaacaaattaagagaTGCGAGTGGATCAAGAGACATTGGATTGTTTCAGCTTAACCAATGGTCTTGAATTCGAGTTCTAGACATGTTGTTCAATGAGAGTTTTGTTATCCATAATGATGATTCTATCCAATTCAGGTTGCCTCCTATGGAAAATACATTTGGTTCAAGCAATATATCTGTGACATACATTGCAGTTTTCCCCAAGGGTGTGTTTGACAATGAGATTGAGATCATTTTATGATTCCTATCTATAAGCTCGAGTCAAATATCATCTCATAATCCAAATATTGATTAGACAATGAATAAGTCTCTTGCAAAGTATTGGTTCATATCATCACTTGAATTACCAAGTCTTCGTAGCTTCTTGCTTATTTATCCAGTTGTCatcttatcttaaaaaaaaaaaaaaagaaagaaaatttgtgTAAATTTCAATGCATTGGATCACACTTAAGTCATAAGTGTGTTCATCACATTAGATTGACTTGGTGAATTCAACAATCCAAATCAAACCAATTAAATCACTTTGgttaattcaattaattgatttttttacttcaaattttaattggatCGGTTTTAGatcaatccaaaaaaaataatatctaaaccaaactaaattaaatataatcaatccagataaatttaatataaaaagaaatgaaagacaCTCCATTCTACCTACCTAATACATCAGATCCTATCTCAAAgagaaattatattaatgttacaaaatatacaatatctttataaaataagagaaatataaGATGTGATAAAAAATGTTCATATCTTAACATACCGACGAGTCCTCAAGAAAATCCAATTAGCTCTCTCCATGTGACCTAGTGTATGTGATCCAAAGGAATATTGCCTATTCATTGAATGTGATTAAGAAGGGTAAGAGGCCTACCCGTTCTAAAGAGTCCTCACTTGGATGGTCCACAGACCCTCGAGTGTTAAGTTTAAAGGGCATATATATTTGTTATACTCAGTCGATTTATCCAAATTGTACAAAGAGAAATAGTTAAAGACTATTATATGATTGTAAATTGCtctaaaaataaagttttctaGGATTCTTATGGGTGTATGGTCTTATTCAAGcgctcatatcattttgcagaAGTGACATAATTGCCAATTTGAACAAAGAGAAGTCATTTTTCTAAATGCTTTGAATGTTCTGTTGACTTTTGGTATAGACAAGTACCATTACTGACAATGATGCACATAAATCTTTCTTGCCAGACACAAGACGATGAGTTTAAAGTCTGTTGATCCATTTTTGTGAATCAGGCTGTGAACGGGGTTTGGTAACCCTTGCAAAAActaatggtctatatatattgtGTAAACCTACAACTTTTCTGTGAAATGTACTTTTTCTTAGCTCCAATAACTTTGATATATCTTATGGTATTAAAGTCCTGTTTCGTAAGTAGACAAAACTAGTATGCTGACCTTTTCGTTTTTGTAGAACAATTTTTCAAATCAAATGTCTAATTGACATACAGTTTAGtttatatgagaaaaaaaagtgcCACGAACACACACGTCTGTATATGTAAATGTAAGATgtgtattaattattagttttttttgtcaacAAGAGGAATCGAgtctattacattttttttctttcttaactaTCCATTGACtcaaccttatatctccctTCACTTTCTCTTCTAAGATGTATTAGATTTGTCTATGTAAATGTTTGTACTTTGTATGTATAATGTATTGTAATAAAGTAATTGTATATAACTAGTAGTATCAACGGTTGTATAATAAGTTAAAGTAAATTACACTAATAAATTTGTAGTTTTGTCAAATTTCTCTCAAAATCCccccatttttttttacctacatTAATTGTGTGATAAATATCACACTTACACTCCTTGTACCtcacattttttaaagatattacaCCGAGTACTCAATAAAGAAGCTGCTATAAACGTTAAGAAAAAGGATGTTTACGTATAAGTTGAAGAAATCTAAGGAATGTCATGGCAATTTACTTTTTCTGAATTTGAGCCCCGCGCATGTTTGTAAAAGGTATAAAGTGTTTTGCctcctctttacttatcttttgtaAAACGCGGGCAATAAAGTAGAAACCTTAAACAATACTATGTGGCACGGTTGGTGATGAGACGCAGAAAGTGAGAGAAGCAAGTGCGGCGAGATTGCAGGTAAGGTGGTAGACTAGTAGTTGCGCCTTCCAAAACAAGGAAACAGAACTCTGCTCCTTTTTCAGCTTTCTGTGTTCTCTCATTGGAGGACGGCAACACGCCTAAacattcaaaattaataaatattcccTCTCAAGCAATGAACCCGAATCATGAATCTGCCACCAAAATAGGTCCAAAAGAAGATAcccactttgttttttttttacttgtgacTTTGATTATTTTCTTATCAACTTTGGAACATTTTGTTTACCGTTGCTGAAAGCGTTAGGAAGCTGAAACCAGGCCTACAAGAATTAACCTAAAAAAACGCGGGAAAcacattttctaacattaacACATTCTTTTTTATCGGttgtaatttattgaaaataatatcatatttaataattttttctttgaattttatattttttaataaattttaaccaatcaaataatatgttaaaaaatatattcttatcaCTCCTCATTAAACTAagacaaaaatagaaataaaactataaaataaaaaatgagatattttcattcattcatttcctAAAGAAGAAATAGATTTATATATAGTTCTAATTAATGCCAATCAGTGGATAATAAGGTTATGTTGGAAAAAGCTAGCTGAAAAAATCGATTGATagctaaaagttaaaaaattaaaaattaatttattaaaatataagtatttgataaaattaactgtTAAAGTAgctgaaaatgataaaatgatataaaaataataaaattatgatttattttaaaaaataataagaaaatttaataaatatattgaagataaaaataaaataaaaaatataagaactataagttagcattttaaaaaatgttagtttaagtatcatttcaaaaaatactaaaaattattaaaaaaacttatttatcgaataattaaataaattttttaattaatagaaaaactaaaaattaactaGTGTTAACATCATATTATtctaaacataaataaaaactacaaTAAATATTAGGACAATCCAATATAATCTTTTTGTGAGCATATTTGCAGTTCCTAGGCCCAACAGAAAGTGTCTGGTGTTTATCGACCCTTAGTCATAAGACTCATAACCTTCCCCACTATGCTACTTTCTTGGCTCTGTCTCTCTGTTTTCGGCAGAATAAGGCGTATTCgttgcatgcgaatgatgttgATGTGTCGCAGTGCGGCATTAACCATTAATATAAAGGACTATTGTCTCTGTGTTACATCGTTgaatgcaaaaataaaataccacCACTGTTGTTAAAATTCTCTTGTTATAATCGACCAAAGAAAATTCAACTCCTCATACCATTTATTCACGCATTTGATTTGAGGACATATAATAACATATTCTATGCAATTCAGATCTTGAGGTGGGAACTTAcctttttgttaaagaaaaatCCGGGATTCACGTGCTTCTTTCCTCCCATTAACAGAATCTGTTCAGTTAAAGGTATGGTAATATGGAATCATAATTAATTCTATTCATTCTGTTCTATAAAGAAACAAATTGCCCTTTTTAGAGGGAAGAAAGGATTCAGTTTCTTTTTGGGTCACATGACAAGAAAGGATTCAGTTTAATGCATGCCTTACGGCCCTTAACTGATGGGTTATTAAATATAATCGTGGAAATTTTTAATCTCATCTTAGTATTTTCGAATTTGTTATCATTATTTAATACCATTATAACCCTGCAATattaatataacattataatagtaaaatataagCACCAAATTAAAATAGTCATATTCATTTTATACTCAAGCAAATGTGAACTAgagatataatatttttaattccttcttatgacattatttattttcacttgATTCCAACTTCTGACTGTATATGATAGGATGGGACCAAATTCAGAACAAGGTTAGTGACTGATAGAGATCAtcaaatagtaattaaaaatatatttgaaccagTATATAAGAATCAAGGATCCCTGAGGGAATGGATAAAAAGGTTGGGTTTCTTGTGAGTTGTGACCGGTGTGGGACTTGGAGTTGTTGAGATGAAAAGGTGTTGGTTGGTTGGGGTCTTGATTGTGGTGGGGTGTGCCTGCATGATGGGCACAGTTGGAGTAGAAGGGTACCCTGATGAGGATCTCATAGTAAGTTTACCTGGCCAACCCAAAGTTGGGTTCAAGCAATATGCAGGGTATGTTGATATTGATGTCAAGCATGGGAGAAGCCTTTTCTACTATTTTGTGGAGGCTGAGAATGGCCCTGATAAGAAGCCCCTCACTCTTTGGCTCAATGGAGGTTGGTAGTTGGTAACCTTGTGCTTAATTGTATCATCAAGATTTTACTTTCTAAAGTTGTCATTGCTTCATCATCCCTTTCTAAGCTGTTGTGAGAGTTTTAGTATTCATGAAACCTAATTCTGTGTGCTTAAGGA encodes the following:
- the LOC114410343 gene encoding uncharacterized protein LOC114410343, translated to MDLIKAWRLSPSVSAIPSPFCAAPICVRTFSFQFSTSPYTRPKPLVPIPRGKRRDSDSEPLLEPSIVQEVSFDDDDEEEEEFLDEFEYDEAADGDEYYEEEEEYEEEAGVPYAGDGGAGGGISLAGTWWDKKALAIAKEVTLSFDGELQIYAFRTLVNCTIQVRIENLSKKSGSPSLEDIEAFSATYRAKLDEAELAKSVPDNICLEVSSPGVERIVRIPDDLDRFKERPMYVKYAINDDLNNPAAEGDGVFRLESFDMETKCCTWGLADVKVNRQKAGKGRPLNKKQREWRLSTPFDSLRFVRLHSDI